A genomic region of Gemmata massiliana contains the following coding sequences:
- a CDS encoding acetate/propionate family kinase, with protein sequence MAAHILTINAGSSSTKFATFTAGGAPQEISHGKLERLDSAGAVLDELEARGATTQLAGIGHRLVHGGSDRVASELVTPELLRDLKQLEPLDPTHLPAELELIAACTERFPGVPQVACFDTAFHRGLPTVARTLPIPRRYQTQGIRRYGFHGISYEFLMEELARTAGAEVARGRIVLAHLGSGASMAAVHNGSCVDTTMGFTPTGGLVMGTRTGDLDPGVLVHLARTEKLSADQIDKLVNRESGLRGISETSSDIRELLAHESTDPRAAEALAVFCYQARKWIGAMAAALGGLDTLVFSGGIGENAPEIRTRICANLAFLGVTLDPVRNAASAPVISPDGSSTTVRVIRTNEEAMIARTVSRLLAR encoded by the coding sequence GTGGCGGCACACATCCTCACGATCAACGCCGGCTCGTCGAGCACGAAGTTCGCCACGTTCACCGCGGGTGGAGCGCCCCAAGAAATATCGCACGGAAAACTCGAGCGCCTCGATAGTGCAGGCGCCGTCCTCGACGAACTCGAAGCACGCGGCGCGACGACGCAACTCGCGGGGATCGGGCACCGGCTCGTTCACGGCGGTTCGGACCGCGTGGCCTCGGAACTGGTCACCCCCGAGTTACTCCGCGACCTGAAACAACTCGAGCCACTCGACCCCACACACCTGCCCGCGGAACTCGAACTGATCGCGGCCTGCACGGAGCGCTTCCCCGGCGTCCCGCAAGTGGCGTGCTTCGATACCGCGTTCCACCGCGGGCTGCCCACAGTGGCCCGCACTCTACCGATCCCGCGGCGCTACCAAACTCAGGGCATTCGACGTTACGGCTTCCACGGGATCTCCTACGAGTTCCTGATGGAAGAACTCGCGCGCACAGCGGGCGCGGAAGTGGCGCGCGGGCGCATCGTACTCGCACACCTCGGCTCCGGCGCGAGCATGGCCGCCGTTCACAACGGGTCGTGCGTCGACACCACGATGGGGTTCACGCCCACCGGCGGACTCGTGATGGGTACCCGAACCGGTGATCTCGATCCGGGCGTCTTGGTTCACCTCGCTCGAACCGAAAAACTGAGCGCGGATCAAATCGATAAGCTCGTGAACCGCGAATCCGGGTTGCGCGGGATCTCCGAAACCAGTTCCGATATCCGCGAGCTACTCGCACACGAGTCCACGGACCCGCGTGCGGCCGAAGCGCTCGCCGTGTTCTGCTATCAAGCACGGAAGTGGATCGGCGCGATGGCCGCGGCACTCGGAGGGCTAGACACGCTCGTGTTTTCGGGCGGCATCGGGGAGAACGCGCCCGAAATTCGCACCCGTATCTGCGCGAACTTGGCGTTCCTCGGAGTGACCCTCGACCCGGTCCGCAACGCCGCAAGTGCCCCCGTCATTTCCCCGGACGGCTCCTCGACCACAGTGCGAGTCATTCGCACGAACGAAGAAGCCATGATCGCGCGAACCGTCTCGCGACTCCTCGCCCGCTAA
- a CDS encoding phosphoketolase family protein, which yields MPEPISDALIQKMDAYWRAANYLSVGQIYLLDNPLLREPLRKEHVKARLLGHWGTTPGLNFIYVHLNRVIQERDLNVLYVCGPGHGGPGIVANVYLEGTYSEVYPQISQDVAGMKHLFKQFSFPGGIPSHVAPETPGSIHEGGELGYALSHAYGAVFDNPDLIAACVVGDGEAETGPLATSWHSNKFLDPVRDGAVLPILHLNGYKIANPCFLARIPEDELRKLLEGYGYAPHFVTGHDPVPVHKQMAVALDACVTEIRRIQTEARTNGFRARPQWPMIVLRTPKGWTCPKEIDGKVCEGSWRSHQVPMSEAGTESHLRVLEGWMKSYRPEELFDATGRFKSELAELAPKGTKRMGANPHANGGKLLRDLALPDFRTYAVDVPNPGAATAESTRVQGKYLRDVMKLNLDAKNFRLFSPDELASNRWQDVLDVTNRCYTAEIIPGDDHLAPDGRVMEVLSEHQCQGWLEGYLLTGRHGFFSCYEAFIHIVDSMFNQHAKWLKVCRHIPWRAPVASLNYLLSSHVWRQDHNGFSHQDPGFLDHVVNKKAEVIRVYLPPDANCLLSVTNHCLRSRNYVNVVVAGKQPSPQWLTMDEAIKHCDAGVGIWEWASTAGTGEPDVVLACCGDVPTLEVLAAADLLRHYIPDLKVRVVNVVNLMKLQPTKEHPHGLSDPEFDALFTKDKPVIFNFHGYPWLIHRLTYRRTNHRNLHVRGYKEEGTTTTPFDMCVLNEIDRFKLVTDVIERTPGLAARAASVKAAMEAKHAEHRRYVNEHGTDMPEISGWEWGRRGHAPSGSSDTGGDNA from the coding sequence ATGCCTGAGCCGATCTCGGACGCGCTGATTCAGAAGATGGATGCGTACTGGCGGGCCGCGAACTACCTCTCCGTGGGCCAGATTTACCTACTCGATAACCCGCTCCTTCGGGAACCGCTCCGGAAAGAGCACGTCAAAGCCCGGTTGCTCGGTCACTGGGGCACCACACCCGGGCTGAACTTCATCTACGTCCACTTGAACCGCGTCATCCAGGAACGCGATCTGAACGTGCTGTACGTGTGCGGCCCCGGGCACGGCGGTCCCGGGATCGTGGCGAACGTCTACCTCGAAGGAACGTACAGCGAGGTATACCCGCAAATCTCCCAAGACGTCGCCGGGATGAAACACCTGTTCAAGCAGTTCAGTTTCCCCGGCGGGATTCCGAGTCACGTCGCGCCGGAAACGCCGGGCAGCATCCACGAGGGCGGCGAACTCGGCTACGCGCTCTCACACGCCTACGGCGCGGTCTTCGATAACCCCGACCTCATCGCGGCCTGCGTGGTCGGCGACGGCGAGGCCGAAACCGGACCACTCGCGACCAGTTGGCACTCGAACAAGTTCCTCGACCCCGTTCGCGACGGTGCGGTTCTGCCCATCCTGCACCTGAACGGCTACAAGATCGCTAACCCGTGCTTCCTCGCACGCATCCCGGAAGACGAACTCCGCAAGCTGCTCGAGGGCTACGGCTACGCGCCGCACTTCGTCACCGGACACGATCCCGTTCCGGTTCACAAACAAATGGCCGTTGCACTTGATGCGTGCGTGACCGAGATCCGGCGCATCCAAACCGAGGCCCGCACCAACGGCTTCCGCGCGCGCCCGCAATGGCCCATGATCGTGCTGCGCACCCCGAAGGGCTGGACGTGCCCGAAGGAAATCGACGGGAAGGTGTGCGAAGGCTCGTGGCGCAGTCACCAGGTGCCGATGAGCGAGGCCGGCACGGAGAGCCACTTGCGCGTGCTCGAAGGCTGGATGAAGTCGTACCGCCCGGAGGAACTGTTCGATGCGACCGGGCGCTTCAAGTCGGAATTAGCGGAACTGGCGCCAAAGGGCACAAAGCGCATGGGCGCGAACCCGCACGCCAACGGCGGGAAGCTCCTACGTGACCTGGCGCTTCCGGACTTCCGCACCTACGCCGTGGACGTACCCAACCCCGGCGCGGCCACCGCGGAATCGACCCGCGTGCAGGGCAAGTACCTGCGCGACGTCATGAAACTAAACCTGGACGCGAAGAACTTCCGCCTGTTCTCACCGGACGAACTCGCGTCCAACCGGTGGCAGGACGTGCTGGACGTAACGAACCGCTGCTACACAGCCGAGATCATCCCCGGCGACGACCACCTCGCGCCCGACGGCCGCGTCATGGAGGTACTCAGTGAGCACCAGTGCCAGGGGTGGCTCGAAGGTTACCTGCTCACCGGACGGCACGGGTTCTTCAGTTGCTACGAGGCGTTCATTCACATCGTCGATTCGATGTTCAACCAGCACGCGAAGTGGCTGAAGGTGTGCCGACACATCCCCTGGCGCGCGCCGGTGGCGAGCCTCAACTACTTACTCAGCTCACACGTGTGGCGCCAGGACCACAACGGCTTCAGTCACCAAGACCCAGGCTTCCTCGACCACGTGGTGAACAAGAAGGCGGAAGTCATCCGCGTGTACCTGCCGCCTGACGCGAACTGCCTCCTGAGCGTCACCAACCACTGCCTGCGCAGCCGGAACTACGTGAACGTCGTTGTGGCTGGTAAGCAACCCAGTCCGCAGTGGCTCACGATGGACGAGGCCATCAAGCACTGCGACGCGGGCGTGGGGATCTGGGAGTGGGCATCGACCGCGGGGACCGGCGAACCAGACGTAGTGCTCGCGTGCTGCGGCGACGTGCCGACGCTGGAGGTACTCGCCGCGGCCGACCTACTGAGGCACTACATTCCCGACCTGAAAGTGCGTGTCGTAAACGTCGTGAATCTCATGAAACTCCAGCCCACAAAAGAGCACCCGCACGGACTGTCCGACCCGGAGTTCGACGCGCTATTCACGAAGGACAAGCCGGTCATCTTCAACTTCCACGGGTACCCGTGGCTCATTCACCGGCTCACCTACCGGCGCACGAATCACAGAAATTTGCACGTGCGGGGTTACAAGGAAGAGGGCACCACCACGACGCCCTTCGATATGTGTGTGCTGAACGAAATCGACCGGTTCAAACTGGTAACCGACGTGATCGAGCGCACGCCGGGGCTGGCGGCACGCGCGGCTAGCGTGAAAGCGGCGATGGAAGCCAAACACGCCGAGCACCGGCGCTACGTGAACGAGCACGGGACCGACATGCCGGAAATAAGCGGGTGGGAGTGGGGCCGCCGCGGACACGCCCCGAGCGGCTCGAGCGATACCGGCGGGGACAATGCGTGA
- a CDS encoding DUF1573 domain-containing protein, protein MKRVLRSITVSAIGLSLTTVSLAGPTAKPASPTPAPAAAAQPSTQAPWANKFFLPDIANNREQAAPALITHNFGEVPHGTLCVHKFTVTNIYDVPMQITDVRLTCSCLDYVPMTKELAPNETGEFTVTMNSAKFVGQNSQTFYVTFGPKFVSTAAIRVSATSRTDVSLTPGAIGFGTVPQGTRLNQSVQIKYSGRTRDWKVTEVVQGNWPFEVKLSEVGRGGPLRGGAEYQVDVTLSVRAAPGPISEQITLKTNDPTNPLIQIGVTGTVVAPLELAPGKARLEAKVGESASQRILVRAAKPFKIVGVDGAGDGITVDLPAAPAALPVQVLVVKFAPKTAGAVARQLRIRTDQPGEGGALLPVEAEGTK, encoded by the coding sequence ATGAAACGAGTTTTACGCTCGATAACGGTTTCGGCGATTGGGTTGAGTTTAACGACAGTATCGCTCGCCGGGCCAACGGCCAAGCCCGCGTCGCCCACACCCGCACCAGCAGCGGCGGCACAGCCGAGCACGCAGGCGCCGTGGGCCAACAAGTTCTTCCTGCCCGATATCGCGAACAACCGCGAACAGGCCGCGCCCGCGCTCATCACGCACAACTTCGGCGAGGTGCCGCACGGCACGCTCTGCGTTCACAAGTTCACGGTCACGAACATTTACGACGTTCCGATGCAGATCACGGACGTGCGTTTGACCTGTTCGTGCCTCGACTACGTCCCCATGACGAAGGAGCTGGCGCCGAATGAAACGGGCGAGTTCACGGTGACGATGAACTCCGCCAAGTTCGTCGGCCAGAACTCTCAGACTTTTTACGTCACGTTCGGTCCCAAGTTCGTGTCCACGGCCGCGATCCGCGTGTCCGCGACGAGCCGCACGGACGTGAGCCTGACCCCCGGGGCCATCGGGTTCGGTACCGTCCCGCAGGGCACGCGGTTGAACCAGTCCGTGCAGATCAAGTACTCCGGCCGCACGCGCGACTGGAAGGTGACCGAGGTGGTGCAGGGGAACTGGCCGTTCGAGGTGAAGCTGTCCGAGGTGGGCCGCGGCGGGCCGCTCCGCGGGGGAGCGGAATATCAGGTGGACGTGACACTCAGCGTGCGCGCGGCACCCGGTCCGATCTCCGAGCAGATCACCCTGAAGACGAACGACCCGACGAACCCGCTCATCCAGATCGGGGTGACCGGGACCGTGGTGGCGCCGCTCGAACTCGCGCCGGGCAAGGCACGCCTCGAAGCGAAGGTGGGAGAGTCCGCGTCGCAGCGGATTCTGGTGCGGGCCGCGAAGCCGTTCAAGATCGTGGGCGTGGACGGCGCCGGCGACGGGATCACGGTCGACCTCCCCGCCGCTCCCGCCGCGCTCCCGGTTCAGGTGCTGGTGGTGAAGTTCGCGCCGAAGACTGCAGGGGCCGTTGCCCGTCAACTGCGTATCCGCACCGATCAACCGGGCGAAGGTGGCGCGCTACTCCCCGTCGAGGCGGAAGGGACGAAGTGA
- a CDS encoding sugar phosphate isomerase/epimerase family protein, producing the protein MKLGMNLLLWTGQVTAEHFPLLAKLKAAGFDGVELPVFGGAPSDYKPVRAELDRLGLKCTTVTILTKETNAASPDAATRQKAVEWLKTVVEINHVLGAETVCGPYHSAIGEFTGTGPTADEKKHSADVLRQVAEFAKQANLMMAVEYLNRFECYLINTAAQAVELVKMVDHPNLRTMYDSFHAHIEEKDPAAAIRTIAPVLAHVHISENDRGIPGTGQVNWDDTFGALADIKYDGWMTIESFGRALPDIAAATKVWRDLFPTAEDVYTKGIKFIKEQLSGSSTCCG; encoded by the coding sequence ATGAAACTCGGGATGAACCTGCTCCTCTGGACCGGTCAGGTGACCGCCGAGCACTTCCCGCTGCTGGCCAAACTCAAGGCCGCGGGGTTCGACGGCGTCGAACTGCCGGTGTTCGGGGGCGCGCCGAGCGACTACAAGCCCGTTCGCGCCGAACTCGACCGGCTCGGGCTGAAGTGTACCACCGTCACCATTCTGACGAAGGAAACGAACGCCGCCAGCCCGGACGCGGCCACGCGCCAGAAGGCGGTGGAGTGGCTCAAAACGGTGGTCGAGATCAACCACGTGCTCGGCGCGGAAACCGTGTGCGGCCCGTACCACTCGGCCATCGGCGAGTTCACCGGGACCGGGCCGACCGCGGACGAGAAGAAGCACTCCGCCGACGTGCTCCGACAGGTCGCCGAGTTCGCGAAGCAGGCGAACCTGATGATGGCGGTCGAGTACCTCAACCGGTTCGAGTGCTACCTCATCAACACCGCGGCGCAGGCCGTCGAACTGGTGAAGATGGTGGACCACCCGAACCTCCGCACGATGTACGACAGCTTCCACGCACACATCGAGGAGAAAGACCCAGCCGCGGCGATCCGCACGATCGCTCCGGTGCTGGCACACGTTCACATTAGTGAGAACGACCGGGGCATCCCGGGTACGGGACAGGTGAACTGGGACGACACGTTCGGTGCGCTGGCCGACATTAAATACGACGGGTGGATGACGATCGAATCGTTCGGGCGCGCGCTCCCGGATATCGCCGCCGCAACGAAGGTATGGCGCGACCTGTTCCCGACCGCAGAGGACGTTTACACGAAGGGCATCAAGTTCATCAAGGAACAGTTGAGCGGTTCGAGCACGTGCTGCGGATAG
- a CDS encoding DUF4058 domain-containing protein, whose translation MPLRDHFHPPLSYELEWHSFHNGWAMVLAANLNTHLPDGFRAAPNVQPGIEIDVATYGGSHSHAPAEPALGSWQPSAATVTLPFELAGESTEVLVHGHRDGRYLAGAIELVSEGNKDRKESREAFVSKCETLLQRGVGVVIVDLVTTRTANLHDALMARLGNPDAARSGERLYVTSYSPRGKNGSARLSVWCEPLVLGSPLPKMPLWLLYGPCVPVELETTYEDTFRQLRLPTGP comes from the coding sequence ATGCCCCTGCGCGATCATTTTCATCCGCCTCTGAGCTACGAATTGGAATGGCACTCGTTCCACAACGGTTGGGCCATGGTCCTCGCCGCGAATCTCAATACGCACCTCCCGGACGGGTTTCGGGCAGCGCCGAACGTTCAGCCCGGGATCGAGATTGATGTGGCAACTTACGGAGGAAGCCATTCGCACGCCCCGGCGGAACCCGCACTCGGTTCATGGCAACCGAGTGCGGCAACCGTTACGCTCCCGTTCGAGTTAGCCGGCGAATCGACAGAGGTGTTGGTTCACGGCCATAGAGACGGACGATACTTGGCGGGCGCGATCGAACTCGTGAGTGAGGGAAACAAGGACCGTAAAGAGAGCCGTGAGGCGTTCGTCTCTAAATGCGAAACGCTTCTTCAGCGCGGAGTCGGCGTCGTGATCGTCGATCTCGTAACGACGCGCACCGCCAACCTCCACGACGCACTGATGGCGCGCCTCGGGAACCCCGACGCAGCGCGTTCGGGCGAGCGCCTCTACGTTACCTCGTACAGCCCGCGCGGTAAAAACGGGAGCGCGCGGTTGTCCGTGTGGTGCGAACCACTTGTACTCGGCTCCCCCCTCCCGAAAATGCCGCTGTGGTTGCTCTACGGCCCCTGTGTACCGGTCGAACTCGAAACGACTTACGAGGACACGTTCCGTCAGCTCCGGCTCCCCACCGGGCCCTGA
- a CDS encoding Tm-1-like ATP-binding domain-containing protein, producing MSVLLIGTLDTKGTEFAYVRDQLRAAGASVLVADASVLAPPAFTPDISRETVFAAAGITHAQVKATADRGKAVELAAKGVAKLATDLHKQGKLSGVLGLGGSAGTTIATAAMRALPVGVPKLMVSTLASGQVQHYVGTRDVMMMYSVVDIAGLNRISRAVLDNAVGAMAGMVDGEQKQPTPDKPVVAATMFGVTTPCVEAARKVLESAGYEVLVFHATGTGGRTMEGLIRDGLIAGVLDITTTELADELVGGVLSAGPDRLTAAAIAGVPQVVSLGALDMVNFGPRDTVPERYKERLFYQHNPTVTLMRTTPEEMDRLGKDIAERTSASSSPTCVLMPLRGVSAIDAEGKPFWWPDADAALFQSLRNWIAPYVELIELDQHINDPVFAEACARKLLSMMGKG from the coding sequence ATGTCCGTACTGCTTATCGGCACCCTGGACACCAAGGGAACCGAGTTCGCATACGTTCGCGATCAACTTCGGGCGGCTGGTGCTTCTGTGCTCGTAGCCGACGCCAGTGTGCTGGCTCCGCCCGCGTTTACCCCGGATATTTCGCGAGAAACGGTCTTTGCTGCGGCCGGGATTACGCACGCACAGGTCAAGGCGACCGCGGACCGAGGGAAGGCGGTCGAACTTGCTGCGAAAGGAGTTGCGAAACTCGCTACTGATCTGCACAAGCAGGGAAAACTCTCCGGCGTGCTCGGCTTGGGCGGGTCCGCGGGTACGACGATCGCCACTGCCGCAATGCGGGCGCTCCCGGTGGGAGTGCCGAAGCTGATGGTCAGCACGCTCGCGAGCGGGCAGGTCCAGCACTACGTCGGCACACGCGACGTGATGATGATGTATTCCGTCGTGGACATCGCGGGGCTGAATCGCATCAGCCGCGCGGTGCTCGACAACGCAGTGGGGGCAATGGCGGGGATGGTGGACGGGGAACAAAAGCAACCTACCCCCGACAAACCGGTCGTTGCGGCCACGATGTTTGGCGTGACCACCCCGTGCGTGGAAGCCGCGCGGAAGGTGCTCGAATCGGCGGGGTACGAGGTACTCGTGTTCCACGCGACCGGCACCGGCGGGCGCACGATGGAGGGGCTGATTCGCGACGGGCTCATCGCGGGCGTGCTCGACATCACCACGACGGAGTTGGCGGACGAACTGGTGGGCGGCGTGCTTTCTGCGGGTCCGGACCGTCTGACGGCAGCGGCGATTGCAGGGGTACCGCAAGTCGTCTCGCTCGGCGCGCTGGACATGGTGAACTTCGGCCCGCGAGACACTGTGCCCGAGCGGTACAAGGAGCGGCTGTTCTACCAGCACAACCCGACCGTCACGCTGATGCGCACCACGCCCGAAGAAATGGACCGCTTGGGGAAGGACATCGCGGAGCGAACGAGCGCGTCGAGCAGCCCGACGTGTGTGCTGATGCCGCTTCGAGGGGTGTCCGCGATCGACGCCGAGGGGAAGCCGTTCTGGTGGCCGGACGCGGACGCGGCCCTCTTCCAGAGTCTGCGCAACTGGATCGCGCCCTACGTGGAGCTGATCGAACTCGACCAGCACATTAACGACCCGGTCTTCGCAGAAGCCTGTGCGCGGAAGCTGTTATCAATGATGGGGAAGGGTTAG
- a CDS encoding phosphoenolpyruvate hydrolase family protein, giving the protein MQSRSDILARFRAQVAAGVPIVGGGAGTGLSAKCAEMGGIDLIIIYNSGRFRMAGRGSLAGLLPYGDANQIVMDMAREVLPIVQRTPVLAGVCGTDPFRVMKRFLLDVKDAGFSGVQNFPTVGLFDGTLRVGLEETGMGYALEVDMIKAARDLDLLTCPYVFTPEEAEQMARAGADVLIPHMGLTTKGAIGAKTALSLEESTKRVQELANAAKAVNPEILVLCHGGPISEPEDVRYVLDHTTGIVGFFGASSIERLPTEVAITGCVKQFKSLKLV; this is encoded by the coding sequence ATGCAATCGCGTTCCGATATTCTCGCGCGGTTCCGCGCCCAGGTCGCAGCCGGTGTTCCAATCGTCGGCGGCGGGGCCGGTACCGGTCTCTCGGCCAAGTGCGCCGAGATGGGCGGGATCGATCTCATCATCATTTACAACTCGGGCCGGTTCCGCATGGCGGGGCGCGGATCGCTCGCCGGGCTGCTCCCGTATGGCGACGCGAACCAGATCGTCATGGACATGGCCCGCGAGGTGCTGCCGATCGTGCAGCGCACGCCGGTCCTCGCGGGCGTTTGTGGTACCGACCCGTTCCGCGTGATGAAGCGGTTCCTCCTCGACGTAAAGGACGCCGGGTTCAGCGGCGTGCAGAACTTCCCCACGGTCGGCCTGTTCGACGGCACGCTTCGCGTCGGGCTGGAAGAAACCGGCATGGGTTACGCGCTCGAAGTGGACATGATTAAGGCCGCGCGCGACCTCGATCTGCTCACGTGCCCCTACGTCTTCACGCCCGAAGAAGCAGAGCAGATGGCGCGAGCCGGGGCGGACGTTCTCATCCCACACATGGGGCTGACCACGAAGGGTGCGATCGGCGCAAAAACGGCCCTTTCACTCGAAGAGTCCACGAAGCGCGTGCAGGAACTCGCGAACGCGGCGAAAGCCGTGAACCCGGAGATCCTGGTGCTGTGTCACGGCGGGCCGATTTCCGAACCCGAAGACGTGCGCTACGTCCTCGATCACACGACGGGTATCGTTGGTTTCTTCGGCGCGTCGAGCATCGAGCGCTTACCAACCGAAGTGGCGATCACGGGATGCGTGAAGCAGTTCAAATCGCTGAAGCTGGTGTGA
- a CDS encoding TIGR02996 domain-containing protein → MSDEDAFLTGIASDRADRTRLLVFADWLADQDDPREEFVRVHARLLDMDGTEPEFVELDKVWNRWVRGHPSSRTRHPRIYDRWLDAMCRVCTIADVNQYTLHGRGTLLALTQATIFGPHDHVYPDYECSLNLYRGRAGDFDSPFDFVAQTVLADLQEDPFLTREIAAIDACYPITRGRFWKHWRGYAQQLREPPALPALEADNPFLAAQYIDGGDNNYGLVATYANDYFALTGSMRE, encoded by the coding sequence GTGTCCGACGAAGACGCATTCCTGACGGGCATCGCGAGCGACCGGGCCGACCGCACGCGGTTGCTCGTGTTCGCGGACTGGCTCGCCGACCAAGACGACCCGCGCGAGGAGTTCGTGCGCGTTCACGCGCGGTTGCTCGACATGGACGGGACCGAACCGGAGTTCGTGGAACTCGACAAGGTTTGGAACCGCTGGGTTCGTGGCCACCCGTCCTCACGAACCCGGCACCCACGTATCTACGACCGGTGGCTCGACGCGATGTGCCGCGTCTGCACCATCGCGGACGTGAATCAGTACACACTCCACGGACGCGGCACGCTCCTCGCGCTCACCCAGGCGACGATATTCGGGCCGCACGATCACGTGTACCCCGATTATGAATGCTCGCTCAACTTGTACCGCGGGCGCGCTGGCGATTTTGATTCCCCGTTCGATTTCGTCGCACAGACGGTGCTTGCCGATCTCCAGGAAGATCCGTTCCTGACGCGCGAAATCGCCGCGATTGATGCGTGCTACCCGATCACGCGGGGGCGGTTCTGGAAGCACTGGCGGGGCTACGCGCAGCAGCTTCGAGAGCCGCCCGCGCTACCGGCACTTGAAGCGGACAACCCATTCCTGGCCGCACAGTACATCGACGGCGGTGACAACAACTACGGCCTCGTGGCCACCTACGCGAACGATTACTTCGCGCTCACCGGGTCCATGAGGGAGTGA
- a CDS encoding leucine-rich repeat domain-containing protein encodes MLRLLFVVTMIGFPTVASAQTDEAVTVKQIVKLGGKVTGTPVTEVDLSTAVGIADRDLEILSGLPELETIYLTRTRIGDDGLKYLAGLSKLRSVGLAGTFVTDDGLKHLAGMKHLMRLGLSDTPVSAAGLKHLGGLTKLHSLDLPQRAMTDEGLKHYVEILRPTVLSLKGWDVTDAGLRHLIGQVQLGTLDLIGTSVTDEGMSHLAKVKNLDTLVLTGTKVTGKGLKHLAGLQHLRRLSLCGTPLGDEGLKHLADVPSLQSLYLGSTKSIPEGGLKPLARLPQLKLLDLTGTNVRGADLEPLTGIKTLGWLHLGNTEIGDDAIGHLIRMKGLRELTLRETKVTPDRVAEMKTALPDTKLYDQ; translated from the coding sequence GTGCTCCGATTACTGTTCGTAGTCACCATGATTGGGTTCCCGACCGTCGCATCCGCACAGACGGACGAGGCCGTGACGGTCAAGCAGATCGTCAAACTCGGGGGCAAGGTGACCGGCACCCCCGTAACCGAAGTCGACCTCAGTACCGCTGTGGGAATCGCCGACCGGGATCTCGAAATCCTGTCGGGCTTACCGGAACTGGAGACGATCTACCTGACCCGGACTCGGATCGGGGATGACGGCCTCAAGTACCTCGCAGGGCTTTCCAAGCTCCGCTCGGTCGGCCTCGCCGGTACGTTCGTGACGGATGACGGGTTGAAGCACCTCGCCGGCATGAAACACCTCATGCGACTGGGCCTGAGCGACACTCCAGTCAGCGCGGCCGGTCTGAAACATCTGGGCGGTCTGACGAAACTGCACTCCCTGGACCTACCGCAGCGGGCGATGACGGACGAGGGGTTGAAGCACTATGTGGAGATCCTGCGGCCGACGGTGCTCAGCCTTAAGGGGTGGGACGTCACCGACGCGGGGCTCCGGCACCTGATCGGCCAAGTGCAGCTGGGTACCCTCGACTTGATCGGAACCAGCGTGACAGACGAAGGAATGAGCCACTTGGCGAAGGTGAAAAATCTGGACACACTCGTGCTGACCGGAACCAAGGTGACGGGTAAGGGTCTGAAGCACCTGGCCGGCTTACAGCACCTCCGTCGGCTCTCCCTTTGCGGTACTCCCCTGGGTGACGAAGGTCTGAAGCACCTGGCCGATGTCCCGAGCCTCCAATCCCTCTACCTGGGCTCGACGAAATCCATTCCCGAAGGCGGATTAAAACCGCTCGCTCGGCTCCCGCAACTCAAACTCCTGGACCTGACGGGTACCAACGTCCGGGGTGCCGATTTGGAACCTCTGACCGGCATCAAGACACTCGGCTGGCTGCACCTCGGGAACACCGAGATCGGGGACGACGCGATCGGGCACCTAATTCGGATGAAAGGGCTGCGTGAGTTAACCCTTCGGGAAACAAAGGTCACACCAGATCGGGTTGCCGAGATGAAGACCGCTCTACCGGACACCAAACTTTACGATCAGTAA